Proteins encoded within one genomic window of Siniperca chuatsi isolate FFG_IHB_CAS linkage group LG4, ASM2008510v1, whole genome shotgun sequence:
- the shisal1b gene encoding protein shisa-like-1a isoform X2 — protein sequence MSPDSQQQPCERSCRQVEDAHVQLKKSSPPPSLLLPPFFFPHEDEKMTITSRQSFNVLTVIFLLLSTAALSAHYRVCEPYSDHKGRYHFGFHCPRLSDNKTYMFCCHHNNTAFKYCCNDTEFQMVMQINLTTTSDGYAHNNYTALVGVWIYGFFVMVLLALDFLYYSAINYELCRVYLEKWGLGGRWLKKARSQWHRSMPEESEAQAQAQPMVPSHYQPRHSLRGESHSPTLLPYNTSTA from the exons AT GAGTCCTGACTCCCAGCAGCAGCCATGTGAGAGGAGCTGTCGACAAGTAGAGGATGCCCACGTCCAGCTAAAGAAAAGCAGcccccctccttccctcctgctccctcccttcttcttcCCACATGAGGACGAGAAGATGACTATCACCAGCCGGCAGTCCTTCAATGTCCTGACGGTCATCTTCCTCCTGCTGTCCACTGCAG CCCTCTCAGCTCATTACCGAGTGTGTGAACCCTATTCCGACCACAAGGGGCGTTACCACTTCGGCTTTCACTGCCCACGCCTCTCAGACAACAAGACCTACATGTTCTGCTGCCACCACAACAACACCGCCTTCAAATACTGCTGCAACGACACGGAGTTCCAGATGGTCATGCAGATCAACCTCACCACCACCTCAGACGGTTATGCCCACaa TAATTATACAGCTCTGGTCGGCGTGTGGATCTACGGCTTCTTCGTCATGGTTCTGCTGGCGCTGGACTTTCTCTACTACTCAGCCATAAACTACGAGCTGTGCCGGGTCTACCTGGAGAAATGGGGTCTGGGAGGTCGCTGGCTGAAGAAGGCTCGGAGTCAGTGGCACAGGTCCATGCCAGAGGAGAGCGAAGCCCAGGCTCAAGCCCAGCCCATGGTCCCCAGCCACTACCAGCCCCGACACAGCCTCAGAGGGGAGAGCCACAGCCCCACACTCCTGCCCTACAACACATCCACCGCATG A
- the shisal1b gene encoding protein shisa-like-1a isoform X1, with product MSPDSQQQPCERSCRQVEDAHVQLKKSSPPPSLLLPPFFFPHEDEKMTITSRQSFNVLTVIFLLLSTAALSAHYRVCEPYSDHKGRYHFGFHCPRLSDNKTYMFCCHHNNTAFKYCCNDTEFQMVMQINLTTTSDGYAHNNYTALVGVWIYGFFVMVLLALDFLYYSAINYELCRVYLEKWGLGGRWLKKARSQWHRSMPEESEAQAQAQPMVPSHYQPRHSLRGESHSPTLLPYNTSTAW from the exons AT GAGTCCTGACTCCCAGCAGCAGCCATGTGAGAGGAGCTGTCGACAAGTAGAGGATGCCCACGTCCAGCTAAAGAAAAGCAGcccccctccttccctcctgctccctcccttcttcttcCCACATGAGGACGAGAAGATGACTATCACCAGCCGGCAGTCCTTCAATGTCCTGACGGTCATCTTCCTCCTGCTGTCCACTGCAG CCCTCTCAGCTCATTACCGAGTGTGTGAACCCTATTCCGACCACAAGGGGCGTTACCACTTCGGCTTTCACTGCCCACGCCTCTCAGACAACAAGACCTACATGTTCTGCTGCCACCACAACAACACCGCCTTCAAATACTGCTGCAACGACACGGAGTTCCAGATGGTCATGCAGATCAACCTCACCACCACCTCAGACGGTTATGCCCACaa TAATTATACAGCTCTGGTCGGCGTGTGGATCTACGGCTTCTTCGTCATGGTTCTGCTGGCGCTGGACTTTCTCTACTACTCAGCCATAAACTACGAGCTGTGCCGGGTCTACCTGGAGAAATGGGGTCTGGGAGGTCGCTGGCTGAAGAAGGCTCGGAGTCAGTGGCACAGGTCCATGCCAGAGGAGAGCGAAGCCCAGGCTCAAGCCCAGCCCATGGTCCCCAGCCACTACCAGCCCCGACACAGCCTCAGAGGGGAGAGCCACAGCCCCACACTCCTGCCCTACAACACATCCACCGCATGGTGA
- the shisal1b gene encoding protein shisa-like-1a isoform X3, with protein sequence MTITSRQSFNVLTVIFLLLSTAALSAHYRVCEPYSDHKGRYHFGFHCPRLSDNKTYMFCCHHNNTAFKYCCNDTEFQMVMQINLTTTSDGYAHNNYTALVGVWIYGFFVMVLLALDFLYYSAINYELCRVYLEKWGLGGRWLKKARSQWHRSMPEESEAQAQAQPMVPSHYQPRHSLRGESHSPTLLPYNTSTAW encoded by the exons ATGACTATCACCAGCCGGCAGTCCTTCAATGTCCTGACGGTCATCTTCCTCCTGCTGTCCACTGCAG CCCTCTCAGCTCATTACCGAGTGTGTGAACCCTATTCCGACCACAAGGGGCGTTACCACTTCGGCTTTCACTGCCCACGCCTCTCAGACAACAAGACCTACATGTTCTGCTGCCACCACAACAACACCGCCTTCAAATACTGCTGCAACGACACGGAGTTCCAGATGGTCATGCAGATCAACCTCACCACCACCTCAGACGGTTATGCCCACaa TAATTATACAGCTCTGGTCGGCGTGTGGATCTACGGCTTCTTCGTCATGGTTCTGCTGGCGCTGGACTTTCTCTACTACTCAGCCATAAACTACGAGCTGTGCCGGGTCTACCTGGAGAAATGGGGTCTGGGAGGTCGCTGGCTGAAGAAGGCTCGGAGTCAGTGGCACAGGTCCATGCCAGAGGAGAGCGAAGCCCAGGCTCAAGCCCAGCCCATGGTCCCCAGCCACTACCAGCCCCGACACAGCCTCAGAGGGGAGAGCCACAGCCCCACACTCCTGCCCTACAACACATCCACCGCATGGTGA